From the Erythrolamprus reginae isolate rEryReg1 chromosome Z, rEryReg1.hap1, whole genome shotgun sequence genome, one window contains:
- the CNTD1 gene encoding cyclin N-terminal domain-containing protein 1 translates to MGLPAQVSAQYQYSEPIFGVVSPGIIQDTLLHLAIENEQYLSDLHGEAGCFKDTQIVEFVFLLAGKWNLTESATYQAIEIFERYMIKILEEFSNLTLGKEEDSNWVSLKVQMENTYMLRLVSCIQLASKLSFYYKIVNNKMVLKFLKSLGFSYTTEELLESELTILKTLHFQVNVPVPLAYVEVLLEVLGYNGYLLPTKELHEMCKHLLSLSYLLRNNIYDALLKSSIENPSPSKLQLAKFVSVKEDLMLLAVGVIGASSFLLNHEDWNQVVDYLNSTTGISLQSITEAVYAILKHSLGNAVNGC, encoded by the exons ATGGGCTTACCTGCACAGGTATCCGCCCAATACCAATATTCAGAACCTATCTTTGGAGTAGTGTCCCCTGGAATTATCCAAGATACTTTGCTTCATCTGGCTATAGAGAATGAGCAGTATTTGAGTGACCTGCATGGTGAGGCAGGCTGTTTCAAAGACACACAGATAGTAG aatttgtttttcttttagctGGAAAGTGGAACCTAACTGAATCAGCCACATATCAAGCAATAGAAATATTTGAAAg GtatatgatcaaaattttagaAGAGTTTTCTAATTTGACACTAGGAAAGGAAGAAGACAGCAATTGGGTCTCACTGAAAGTACAAATGGAGAACACGTATATGTTGCGTTTAGTCTCTTGCATTCAGCTTGCCAGCAAGCTTTCTTTCTATTACAAA ATTGTTAATAACAAAATGGTTCTGAAGTTTCTGAAGTCTTTGGGTTTCTCATACACCACAGAAGAATTATTAGAATCAGAACTAACTATTTTGAAGACTCTGCATTTTCAAGTCAATGTTCCAGTTCCACTTGCCTATGTTGAAGTTCTCCTAGAGGTTTTAG GATACAATGGCTATTTACTTCCCACAAAAGAGCTGCATGAAATGTGCAAACATTTATTGAGTTTATCATATCTGTTGCGGAACAATATTTATGATGCCTTGCTAAAGTCTTCAATAGAAAACCCGTCACCAAGTAAACTTCAACt AGCCAAATTTGTATCTGTAAAAGAAGATCTCATGCTACTAGCTGTAGGAGTAATTGGTGCAAGTTCTTTCCTGCTAAATCATGAAGACTGGAATCAG GTTGTGGATTACCTCAATAGCACCACAGGCATCAGTCTGCAGAGCATTACTGAGGCGGTTTATGCAATTCTGAAACACAGTCTAGGTAATGCGGTAAATGGTTGTTAG